The Miscanthus floridulus cultivar M001 chromosome 7, ASM1932011v1, whole genome shotgun sequence genome includes a region encoding these proteins:
- the LOC136467211 gene encoding uncharacterized protein codes for MNNGFAGVLHRGNQALMDDSAVSIGFSVTSYTTGSHGQNQITFGTDQLGSAVNSSSSHGHRGFQRPIHAPAQDDGCRLVLGLGPTPDPDVNSCDCDQQQPAGADKSRPPVTLFGQSFSFADPGALSLGIHQGRNAGATKHLGVAAGTIISFSTVDEGSTSARRSSGGYMPSLLFAPRPNYSTAEEEQGLLDDADDSNDGTDPRGFQLSPEPSASMTEASFGAPRRHPKKCRFKGCSKGARGASGLCIAHGGGQRCQKPGCHKGAESRTAYCKAHGGGRRCLQLGCTKSAEGKTDHCIAHGGGRRCGYPDCPKAARGKSGRCIKHGGGKRCSVEGCIRSAEGRVGLCISHGGGRRCQFPDCRKGAQGSTLYCKSHGGGKRCVFEGCGKGAEGSTPLCKAHGGGKRCMYEGGGVLCPKSVHGGTDFCVAHGGGKRCVVAGCSKSARGRTDRCVKHGGGKRCRVDGCGKSAQGSTEYCKAHGGGKRCNFGGGCEKFARGRSGLCAAHGTLVASQQRRGGGGMIGPGLFHGIVRSASAANVNSDYSSSGVSTVSDCGGSPEAATRRQELIPPQVLVPHSMKSLTAAAVQPPERSREGGAVAVPEGRVHGGGLVSLLGGSFRNVDVDKL; via the coding sequence ATGAATAACGGTTTCGCGGGTGTCCTCCACCGCGGAAACCAGGCTCTCATGGATGATTCTGCAGTGTCAATTGGTTTCTCAGTGACGAGCTACACAACGGGTAGCCATGGTCAGAATCAGATAACATTTGGCACAGACCAGCTGGGTTCAGCAGTGAACAGTAGCAGCAGCCATGGCCACAGAGGTTTTCAGAGGCCGATTCATGCGCCTGCTCAAGATGATGGATGCAGGCTAGTCCTCGGGCTGGGTCCGACGCCGGACCCGGACGTTAACTCTTGTGATTGTGATCAGCAGCAGCCTGCCGGAGCAGACAAGTCGAGACCACCTGTAACTTTGTTTGGCCAGAGCTTCTCCTTCGCTGATCCAGGGGCTCTGAGCCTTGGGATTCATCAGGGGCGAAATGCTGGAGCAACCAAACACTTGGGCGTAGCTGCCGGAACCATCATCTCCTTTTCCACTGTTGATGAGGGCTCCACGTCCGCCAGGAGAAGCTCCGGCGGTTACATGCCATCGCTGCTCTTCGCGCCTCGGCCAAACTATTCAACAGCCGAAGAGGAGCAGGGTTTGCTAGATGATGCAGACGACAGTAATGACGGTACTGATCCCCGCGGTTTTCAGCTCAGCCCTGAACCTTCGGCATCCATGACGGAGGCTTCATTTGGTGCTCCACGCCGGCATCCCAAGAAGTGCAGGTTCAAAGGGTGCTCCAAGGGCGCGCGAGGCGCGTCGGGCCTGTGCATCGCTCACGGCGGCGGGCAGAGGTGCCAGAAGCCCGGGTGTCACAAGGGCGCCGAGAGCCGCACGGCCTACTGCAAGGCCCACGGCGGAGGACGACGTTGCCTGCAGCTCGGCTGCACCAAGAGCGCGGAAGGGAAGACGGATCACTGCATCGCCCATGGCGGCGGCCGACGGTGCGGCTACCCTGACTGCCCTAAAGCCGCGCGGGGCAAGTCCGGGCGGTGCATCAAGCACGGCGGCGGGAAGAGGTGCTCGGTCGAGGGCTGCATCAGGAGCGCCGAGGGAAGGGTCGGGCTGTGCATCTCtcacggcggcgggcggcggtgcCAGTTCCCGGACTGCCGCAAGGGAGCGCAGGGCAGCACCCTGTACTGCAAGTCGCACGGCGGCGGGAAGCGGTGCGTCTTCGAGGGGTGCGGCAAGGGGGCCGAAGGCAGCACGCCGCTGTGCAAGGCGCACGGCGGCGGGAAGCGGTGCATGTACGAGGGCGGCGGCGTCTTGTGCCCCAAGAGCGTCCACGGCGGCACGGACTTCTGCGTGGCGCACGGCGGCGGGAAGCGGTGCGTGGTGGCCGGGTGCAGCAAGAGCGCGCGCGGGCGCACGGACCGCTGCGTGAAGCACGGCGGTGGCAAGCGGTGCAGGGTGGACGGGTGCGGCAAGAGCGCGCAGGGGAGCACCGAGTACTGCAAGGCCCACGGCGGCGGGAAGCGGTGCAACTTCGGCGGCGGCTGCGAGAAGTTCGCGCGCGGCCGGAGCGGGCTCTGCGCGGCGCACGGCACGCTGGTGGCCTCGCAgcagcgccgcggcggcggcggcatgatcGGTCCGGGCCTCTTCCACGGCATCGTTCGGTCCGCCAGCGCGGCGAACGTGAACAGCGACTACTCGTCGTCGGGCGTGAGCACAGTGTCGGACTGCGGCGGCTCGCCTGAGGCGGCGACGAGGAGGCAGGAGCTGATCCCTCCCCAGGTGCTGGTCCCCCACTCTATGAAATCCTTGACGGCGGCAGCCGTGCAGCCACCGGAGAGGAGCAGAGAGGGAGGGGCGGTCGCCGTCCCTGAGGGGAGGGTGCACGGCGGTGGCCTCGTGTCGTTGCTTGGCGGGAGCTTCAGGAACGTCGACGTCGACAAGCTCTGA
- the LOC136463640 gene encoding uncharacterized protein has translation MARAPPLHQLSALLALCLAVAVCFSGVENAAAAAGSRKMVGVHELRMGDFSIKVTNWGATLMSVILPDSKGNLGDVVLGYDTVAEYVNGSAYFGGLIGRVANRIAGARFVLDGKAYRLYRNDGNNSLHGGHRGFSKVIWTVKEHVGGGDSPYITLYYHSFDGEQGFPGALDVYVTYQLSSPYGLSVRMNATAQSKATPVNLAHHAYWNLGGHGSGPVLGETVQLFASRYTPVADVATLIPTGALAPVAGTPYDFRAPAPLGARLADLLRRGGGVIAGYDTNYAVDVDDGAALTALRPVARVWDGATGRAMELWADQPGVQFYTSNGLGGVRGKGGSVYGRYGALCLETQGFPDAVNHPSFPSQIVRPGQVYKHDMVFKFSFA, from the exons ATGGCAAGAGCTCCTCCTCTGCACCAGCTGTCTGCTCTTCTCGCCTTGTGCCTTGCCGTGGCGGTTTGCTTCTCCGGCGTCGAAAATGCTGCAGCGGCGGCCGGGAGCAGGAAGATGGTCGGTGTTCACGAGCTCAGGATGGGagatttctccatcaaggtcaCCAACTGGGGGGCAACTCTCATGTCCGTGATCCTCCCCGACTCCAAAG GGAACTTGGGCGACGTTGTGCTCGGCTACGACACCGTCGCTGAATATGTC AACGGCAGCGCCTACTTCGGGGGTCTGATCGGCCGCGTGGCCAACAGGATCGCCGGCGCTCGGTTCGTGCTGGACGGGAAGGCCTACCGGCTCTACCGCAACGACGGCAACAACTCGCTTCACG GTGGCCACCGGGGGTTCAGCAAGGTGATATGGACGGTGAAGGAGCACGTCGGCGGCGGTGACTCCCCGTACATCACGCTCTACTACCATAGCTTCGACGGGGAGCAAG GGTTTCCCGGCGCCCTGGACGTGTACGTGACGTACCAGCTCTCGTCCCCGTACGGGCTGAGCGTGCGCATGAACGCCACGGCgcagagcaaggccaccccggTGAACCTCGCGCACCACGCCTACTGGAACCTGGGCGGCCACGGCAGCGGGCCCGTCCTCGGCGAGACGGTGCAGCTCTTCGCGTCGCGGTACACGCCGGTGGCGGACGTCGCCACGCTCATCCCGACGGGCGCGCTGGCGCCCGTGGCCGGCACGCCCTACGACTTCCGCGCGCCGGCGCCCCTGGGCGCGCGCCTGGCGGACCTgctgcgccgcggcggcggcgtcatCGCGGGCTACGACACCAACTACGCCGTGGACGTGGACGATGGCGCCGCGTTGACGGCGCTGCGGCCGGTGGCGCGTGTCTGGGACGGCGCGACGGGGCGGGCCATGGAGCTGTGGGCGGACCAGCCCGGGGTGCAGTTCTACACCAGCAACGGGCTCGGCGGCGTCAGGGGCAAGGGCGGCAGCGTGTACGGGCGGTACGGCGCGCTGTGCCTCGAGACGCAGGGGTTCCCCGACGCCGTGAACCACCCAAGCTTCCCGTCGCAGATCGTGAGGCCGGGCCAGGTGTACAAGCATGACATGGTCTTTAAGTTCTCCTTCGCCTAG